A genome region from Setaria italica strain Yugu1 chromosome III, Setaria_italica_v2.0, whole genome shotgun sequence includes the following:
- the LOC101774583 gene encoding zinc finger MYM-type protein 1-like, whose product MKRKGSAATDLRIFMARAAAKKRQPEPENVNQSCNESQMQLVLFQGQSGSETSTVPHEPMRSNQPPENGTTEDGESIPVEENDSSDEDKNDYGIEHDPGLRAPISSYDVNDQDSVRRAYIALGPCQPKMKRDAFPQHDCGDNCKFPGGDAFVVEGFRNWNMKKRIHRHVGAIDSAHSEAEEKYRLFTRPKASICESVASNTAQFKTKYLARLTWSLKCIRFLLRQGLAFRGHDETKDSLNKGNFRELLAWLAGNFEEVNLVVLENAPQNCQMIDHKIQKQLIDACAHETTKFIIDELGDECFAILADESSDAYLLEQLALCLRFVNKKGEPVERFLGLVQVEDTTSLTLKEAIQSLLIKYQLPLSKVRGQGYDGASNMKGHVNGMSCKKTRMLRIAQAEYMIEALKLGEIETGQGLNQEMGLARLGDT is encoded by the exons atgaagaggaagggtagTGCCGCTACTGATTTGAGGATTTTCATGGCAAGGGCTGCTGCAAAGAAGAGACAACCTGAACCGGAGAATGTTAATCAATCTTGCAATGAAAGCCAAATGCAACTAGTGTTATTCCAAGGGCAGAGTGGTAGTGAAACAAGCACGGTACCACATGAACCAATGAGATCCAACCAGCCTCCAGAGAACGGTACAACAGAAGATGGTGAATCCATACCTGTGGAAGAAaatgattctagtgatgaagacAAGAATGATTATGGCATTGAGCATGATCCTGGATTGAGGGCTCCAATCTCAAGCTATGATGTCAATGACCAAGATTCAGTTAGAAGGGCATACATTGCATTGGGGCCATGTCaaccaaagatgaagagggatgcTTTTCCGCAACATGATTGTGGAG ATAACTGCAAATTTCCTGGTGGAGATGCTTTTGTTGTTgaagggtttagaaattggaatatgAAAAAGAGAATTCATAGGCATGTTGGTGCTATCGATAGTGCTCAtagtgaagctgaagagaaATATAGATTGTTCACAAGACCTAAGGCATCAATCTGTGAATCTGTTGCATCAAACACTGCACAGTTCAAGACTAAGTATCTAGCTCGCTTGACATGGTCACTTAAGTGCATAAGATTTCTGTTGCGTCAAGGGTTGGCTTTTAGGGGTCATGATGAAACAAAGGATTCACTCAACAAGGGGAATTTTCGGGAACTTTTAGCATGGCTAGCAGGAAACTTTGAAGAggttaatctggtggtactagAGAATGCACCACAAAATTGTCAGATGATAGATCACAAGATCCAGAAACAACTCATTGATGCTTGTGCTCATGAAACAACTAAATTTATCATTGACGAACTTGGTGATGAGTGTTTTGCAATTCTTGCTGATGAGTCAAGTGATGCATACCTACTGGAACAATTGGCTCTTTGTTTGCGTTTTGTCAataaaaaaggagaaccagtTGAGCGGTTTCTAGGTCTTGTCCAAGTTGAAGATACTACATCATTGACCCTTAAAGAAGCAATTCAATCCTTGCTTATCAAATATCAATTGCCCCTATCCAAGGTACGTGGTCAAGGGTATGATGGAGCTAGTAATATGAAGGGTCATgttaatg GGATGTCTTGTAAAAAGACCCGCATGCTTCGCATTGCTCAAGCTGAATACATGATTGAAGCATTGAAATTGGGTGAAATTGAAACCGGGCAAGGATTGAATCAAGAGATGGGCTTAGCAAGGCTAGGTGATACATGA
- the LOC101774976 gene encoding protein SRC2, whose protein sequence is MACRTLELTLVSARDLRSVNLVSKMEIYAVAYLAGDPRSRQRVPTDRAGGRDPTWNQTVLITVPASGAGCGVVRVLLRTERALGGDRDVGEVLIPLPDVLAGAGDGPTEATAACFPVRRIGSRKPQGVLNVSYKLGGVVHPDLVARIEGAQPVQAGDPASPMMAYLAAAAKVYSAAARPPQCLPSTPYPVAPMGASMRSRS, encoded by the coding sequence ATGGCATGCAGGACGCTGGAGCTGACGCTGGTCTCGGCGCGGGACCTCCGCTCCGTCAACCTCGTCTCCAAGATGGAGATCTACGCAGTGGCCTACCTCGCCGGTGACCCGCGCTCGAGGCAGCGCGTCCCCACcgaccgcgccggcggccgcgaccCCACCTGGAACCAGACCGTCCTCATCACCGTCCCGGCGTCTGGCGCCGGTTGCGGCGTGGTGCGCGTCTTGCTGCGCACGGAGCGCGCCCTCGGCGGCGACCGCGACGTCGGCGAGGTGCTCATCCCGCTCCCCGacgtgctcgccggcgccggggacgggCCCACGGAGGCCACGGCGGCGTGCTTCCCGGTGCGCAGGATCGGCTCCCGCAAGCCCCAGGGCGTGCTGAACGTCTCCTACAAGCTCGGCGGGGTCGTTCACCCGGACCTCGTCGCACGGATCGAGGGAGCCCAGCCGGTGCAGGCGGGCGACCCGGCGAGTCCGATGATGGCGTACTTGGCGGCCGCCGCGAAGGTGTACTCTGCTGCGGCGCGGCCGCCACAGTGCTTGCCTTCTACACCGTACCCGGTGGCGCCTATGGGCGCGAGCATGCGGAGCAGAAGCTAG
- the LOC101756328 gene encoding probable esterase PIR7A has translation MAASETTKERRRHHFVLVHGMCHGAWCWYKAATALRRAGHRATALDMAGCGAHPARLADVRTFEEYTSPLLDAMAALPPGELVVLVAHSHGGYSVALAVERFPDRVAAAVFVAASMPAVGRPMAATSDELLAYLGPDFFLDSKELQQENPEIKGKPFIFGPNFMAQRLYQLSPPEDLTLGLMLIKPANAFTTGSPDEVVMRDAKLLTEERYGSARRVFVVVEDDHGIPAEFQRRMVAQSPGIQVEEVAGADHMVMLSRPEKLVELLIRIADKLKQ, from the exons atggccgcctcggaGACGACCAAGgagcggcgccgccaccacttCGTGCTGGTTCACGGGATGTGCCACGGCGCGTGGTGCTGGTACAAGGCCGCCACGGCGCTCCGGCGTGCGGGCCATCGCGCCACGGCGCTCGACATGGCCGGCTGCGGCGCGCACCCGGCGCGCCTCGCCGACGTGCGCACCTTCGAGGAGTACACGAGCCCGCTGCTCGACGCCATGGCCGCGCTGCCGCCCGGGGAGCTCGTGGTGCTCGTCGCGCACAGCCACGGCGGGTACAGCGTCGCGCTCGCCGTGGAGAGGTTCCCGGACAGGGTCGCCGCGGCCGTGTTCGTGGCCGCTTCCATGCCGGCCGTCGGCCGTCCCATGGCTGCCACCAGTGACGAG TTACTAGCATATCTTGGGCCGGACTTCTTCCTGGATTCAAAGGAGCTCCAACAAGAGAATCCTGAGATCAAGGGCAAACCATTTATCTTTGGGCCCAACTTCATGGCCCAAAGGCTTTACCAATTGAGCCCACCAGAG GACTTGACTCTGGGCCTGATGCTGATCAAGCCTGCCAATGCATTCACAACGGGCTCTCCAGATGAAGTGGTCATGAGGGACGCGAAGTTGCTCACGGAGGAGCGGTACGGGTCGGCGAGGCGAGTGTTCGTCGTGGTGGAGGACGACCACGGCATCCCGGCGGAGTTCCAGCGCCGCATGGTCGCGCAGAGCCCCGGCATCCAGGTGGAGGAGGTCGCCGGAGCTGACCACATGGTCATGCTCTCGCGGCCAGAGAAACTGGTTGAGCTCCTCATCAGAATTGCCGACAAATTGAAGCAGTAA